From Coffea arabica cultivar ET-39 chromosome 9c, Coffea Arabica ET-39 HiFi, whole genome shotgun sequence, one genomic window encodes:
- the LOC113708509 gene encoding RPM1-interacting protein 4, with protein MTWLQQRSHVPKFGNWEGENVPYTAYFDNARKDKISGTRMNPNDPEENPEAFVFSGLINGGEASEFSPTPLQRNLVRPISSEKYRQKQRYGHWRNTSDEPKSVGQKSPGSESITDKNNYDNPHQQKRSERKKSMMTENSNSFIPLSPARRARGGSDTSDDLSYNSASVPKFGAWDERDPRSGEGFTVIFNKVKEEKRIAASKFAPAQQPQSSNNAESHKRDTKSKMFCCLF; from the exons ATGACTTGGCTGCAGCAGCGATCGCATGttccaaagtttggaaattgggAGGGTGAAAATGTACCCTACACGGCCTACTTTGACAATGCGCGGAAAGACAAGATAAGTGGTACCAGAATGAATCCAAATGATCCGGAGGAGAATCCTGAGGCCTTCGTGTTTTCAGGATTGATAAACGGAGGTGAAGCTTCTGAGTTCAGCCCGACTCCTTTGCAAAGAAACCTTGTCAGGCCAATTTCTTCAGAAAAATACCGACAAAAGCAGCGCTATGGTCATTGGAGAAACACTTCTGATGAACCAAAAAGTGTTGGTCAGAAGAGCCCTGGTTCAGAATCAATCACTGATAAAAACAATTATGACAATCCACACCAGCAAAAGAGATCTGAACGCAAGAAGAGTATGATGACTGAGAATAGCAATAGTTTTATTCCATTGTCACCTGCACGCAGGGCAAGAGGTGGAAGTGATACATCTGATGACCTT TCTTACAATTCAGCATCTGTTCCCAAATTCGGGGCTTGGGATGAACGAGACCCCAGATCTGGAGAAGGTTTTACTGTAATCTTCAACAAAGTGAAGGAGGAAAAACGAATCGCTGCATCAAAATTCGCACCTGCACAGCAGCCTCAGTCTAGCAACAATGCAGAAAGCCATAAAAGGGACACTAAATCAAAG ATGTTTTGCTGCCTGTTTTGA
- the LOC113707928 gene encoding EH domain-containing protein 2-like isoform X1, with amino-acid sequence MEKTVSVPITYSCSKDHQKIYQYWFNFADSDGDGRLTGNDATKIFAMSNLSRPELKQVWALADSKKQGFLGLTEFITAMQLIALAQEGHEINSALLKNAAVLESLNLPVMEGLAALQAKTNVSPVKEKLEGNGTAELQSNPLVKLSKRKSAKKSLSSVAPVTSVTDGLKRLYNEKLRPLEVTYHFNDFGSPLLTNSDFDAKPMVMLLGQYSTGKTTFIKHLLGCSYPGAHIGPEPTTDRFIVVMSGPDERSIPGNTIAVHAEMPFTGLTTFGGAFLSKFECSQMPHPLLEHITFVDTPGVLSGEKQRTQRSYDFTGVISWFAAKCDMILLLFDPHKLDISDEFKRVISSLRGNDDKIRVVLNKADQVDTQQLMRVYGALMWSLGKILNTPEVVRVYIGSFNDKPVNEEAVGPIGKDLFEKEQDDLLVDLMDIPKKACDRQINELVKRARAAKIHAYIMSHLKKEMPSLMGKAKTQQRLIDNLEDVFSKVQKEFHLPAGDFPSVEHFREVLKSGYKIDDFEKIKPKLIQAVDNMLGYDIPELLRNFRNPYE; translated from the exons ATGGAGAAGACGGTTTCAGTTCCAATCACTTATTCTTGCTCGAAAGATCACCAGAAGATCTATCAGTATTGGTTCAACTTCGCCGACTCag ACGGCGATGGCCGCTTGACTGGAAATGATGCTACGAAAATTTTCGCCATGTCCAATTTGTCTAGGCCTGAACTGAAGCAG gtcTGGGCATTAGCCGATTCCAAAAAACAAGGTTTCCTTGGTCTGACGGAGTTTATCACTGCAATGCAG TTGatagctcttgcacaagaaggTCATGAAATAAACTCAGCTCTCCTTAAAAACGCAG CTGTCTTGGAAAGTCTGAATCTCCCTGTGATGGAAGGTTTGGCTGCCTTACAGGCC AAGACCAACGTATCACCAGTCAAGGAAAAGCTTGAAGGAAATG GAACTGCTGAACTGCAGTCCAATCCCCTAGTCAAATTATCTAAAAGAAAATCTGCAAAGAAG TCCCTGAGTTCCGTTGCCCCTGTTACTTCTGTCActgatggcttgaaaagattgTACAACGAAAAGCTAAGGCCTTTGGAAGTTACCTACCATTTCAATGATTTTGGGTCGCCATTACTG ACAAATAGTGATTTTGACGCCAAACCAATGGTCATGCTTTTGGGCCAATATTCAACTGGAAAAACCACATTTATCAAACACTTGCTTGGGTGTAGTTATCCAG GAGCTCATATTGGACCAGAACCAACTACTGATCGTTTTATTGTTGTTATG TCTGGACCAGATGAGAGAAGCATTCCTGGCAACACCATTGCTGTTCATGCAGAGATGCCATTTACTGGCTTGACAACTTTTGGAGGAGCCTTTTTGTCCAAGTTTGAGTGTTCCCAAATGCCACATCCT CTGCTTGAACATATTACTTTTGTGGACACTCCTGGGGTTTTGTCTGGGGAGAAGCAGCGGACACAACGTAGTTATGATTTTACCGGCgttatctcatggtttgctgcAAAATGTGATATGATACTCCTGCTTTTTGATCCACACAAATTAGATATCAGCGATGAATTTAAACGCGTCATCTCGTCTTTACGTGGTAATGATGACAAGATTCGTGTTGTTTTAAACAAAGCTGACCAAGTAGACACGCAGCAA TTGATGAGAGTATATGGTGCATTAATGTGGTCCCTTGGGAAAATTTTGAATACCCCAGAGGTGGTGCGTGTCTATATTGG CTCGTTCAATGACAAGCCAGTTAATGAAGAAGCAGTAGGTCCAATTGGAAAGGATCTTTTTGAGAAAGAGCAAGATGACCTTCTCGTGGACTTGATGGACATTCCTAAAAAAGCTTGTGACCGACAG ATCAATGAGTTGGTTAAACGTGCACGAGCTGCTAAAATCCATGCTTACATAATGAGCCATCTCAAAAAGGAGATGCCTTCATTGATGGGCAAAGCCAAAACTCAGCAGCGACTGATTGATAATCTGGAGGATGTATTCTCAAAG GTCCAAAAAGAGTTTCATCTACCAGCAGGAGATTTTCCGAGTGTGGAGCACTTTAGGGAGGTTCTAAAAAGTGGCTAcaaaattgatgattttgagAAGATAAAGCCTAAGTTGATTCAGGCTGTGGATAATATGTTGGGTTATGACATTCCAGAGCTCCTGAGAAACTTTAGGAATCCTTATGAGTAA
- the LOC113707928 gene encoding EH domain-containing protein 2-like isoform X2 has protein sequence MEKTVSVPITYSCSKDHQKIYQYWFNFADSDGDGRLTGNDATKIFAMSNLSRPELKQVWALADSKKQGFLGLTEFITAMQLIALAQEGHEINSALLKNAAVLESLNLPVMEGLAALQATNVSPVKEKLEGNGTAELQSNPLVKLSKRKSAKKSLSSVAPVTSVTDGLKRLYNEKLRPLEVTYHFNDFGSPLLTNSDFDAKPMVMLLGQYSTGKTTFIKHLLGCSYPGAHIGPEPTTDRFIVVMSGPDERSIPGNTIAVHAEMPFTGLTTFGGAFLSKFECSQMPHPLLEHITFVDTPGVLSGEKQRTQRSYDFTGVISWFAAKCDMILLLFDPHKLDISDEFKRVISSLRGNDDKIRVVLNKADQVDTQQLMRVYGALMWSLGKILNTPEVVRVYIGSFNDKPVNEEAVGPIGKDLFEKEQDDLLVDLMDIPKKACDRQINELVKRARAAKIHAYIMSHLKKEMPSLMGKAKTQQRLIDNLEDVFSKVQKEFHLPAGDFPSVEHFREVLKSGYKIDDFEKIKPKLIQAVDNMLGYDIPELLRNFRNPYE, from the exons ATGGAGAAGACGGTTTCAGTTCCAATCACTTATTCTTGCTCGAAAGATCACCAGAAGATCTATCAGTATTGGTTCAACTTCGCCGACTCag ACGGCGATGGCCGCTTGACTGGAAATGATGCTACGAAAATTTTCGCCATGTCCAATTTGTCTAGGCCTGAACTGAAGCAG gtcTGGGCATTAGCCGATTCCAAAAAACAAGGTTTCCTTGGTCTGACGGAGTTTATCACTGCAATGCAG TTGatagctcttgcacaagaaggTCATGAAATAAACTCAGCTCTCCTTAAAAACGCAG CTGTCTTGGAAAGTCTGAATCTCCCTGTGATGGAAGGTTTGGCTGCCTTACAGGCC ACCAACGTATCACCAGTCAAGGAAAAGCTTGAAGGAAATG GAACTGCTGAACTGCAGTCCAATCCCCTAGTCAAATTATCTAAAAGAAAATCTGCAAAGAAG TCCCTGAGTTCCGTTGCCCCTGTTACTTCTGTCActgatggcttgaaaagattgTACAACGAAAAGCTAAGGCCTTTGGAAGTTACCTACCATTTCAATGATTTTGGGTCGCCATTACTG ACAAATAGTGATTTTGACGCCAAACCAATGGTCATGCTTTTGGGCCAATATTCAACTGGAAAAACCACATTTATCAAACACTTGCTTGGGTGTAGTTATCCAG GAGCTCATATTGGACCAGAACCAACTACTGATCGTTTTATTGTTGTTATG TCTGGACCAGATGAGAGAAGCATTCCTGGCAACACCATTGCTGTTCATGCAGAGATGCCATTTACTGGCTTGACAACTTTTGGAGGAGCCTTTTTGTCCAAGTTTGAGTGTTCCCAAATGCCACATCCT CTGCTTGAACATATTACTTTTGTGGACACTCCTGGGGTTTTGTCTGGGGAGAAGCAGCGGACACAACGTAGTTATGATTTTACCGGCgttatctcatggtttgctgcAAAATGTGATATGATACTCCTGCTTTTTGATCCACACAAATTAGATATCAGCGATGAATTTAAACGCGTCATCTCGTCTTTACGTGGTAATGATGACAAGATTCGTGTTGTTTTAAACAAAGCTGACCAAGTAGACACGCAGCAA TTGATGAGAGTATATGGTGCATTAATGTGGTCCCTTGGGAAAATTTTGAATACCCCAGAGGTGGTGCGTGTCTATATTGG CTCGTTCAATGACAAGCCAGTTAATGAAGAAGCAGTAGGTCCAATTGGAAAGGATCTTTTTGAGAAAGAGCAAGATGACCTTCTCGTGGACTTGATGGACATTCCTAAAAAAGCTTGTGACCGACAG ATCAATGAGTTGGTTAAACGTGCACGAGCTGCTAAAATCCATGCTTACATAATGAGCCATCTCAAAAAGGAGATGCCTTCATTGATGGGCAAAGCCAAAACTCAGCAGCGACTGATTGATAATCTGGAGGATGTATTCTCAAAG GTCCAAAAAGAGTTTCATCTACCAGCAGGAGATTTTCCGAGTGTGGAGCACTTTAGGGAGGTTCTAAAAAGTGGCTAcaaaattgatgattttgagAAGATAAAGCCTAAGTTGATTCAGGCTGTGGATAATATGTTGGGTTATGACATTCCAGAGCTCCTGAGAAACTTTAGGAATCCTTATGAGTAA
- the LOC113709007 gene encoding uncharacterized protein: protein MLLVDPPSDIVSEPESVVTSADLFDRENQVNFVMDLLHQRVEQTQLSSTTCVVIDSEISDADPNFGIHEGNDGMEPTHLDLDLNLGFLGEPTSANVENSGFVAENFEGGDHFVTGLRVVDIGSESDSDINHDVEIDFSADDDDISEGDDDPSLRLCWDSFQIEDHREVNEDFEWEEVDEGVDEREVLSMFLDDDDMPVMAWEESAYVSRNLDWEVLLDVQNLEAIPENVTETAMGLRGGCAGKSKGGEGNQIERWTMCALLA, encoded by the coding sequence ATGCTATTGGTTGATCCCCCCAGCGACATCGTGTCGGAGCCCGAATCGGTTGTCACCAGCGCTGATCTTTTCGACCGCGAGAATCAGGTGAATTTCGTTATGGACCTCCTGCACCAACGAGTTGAGCAAACCCAATTGTCCTCCACAACCTGTGTGGTGATTGACTCGGAGATTTCCGATGCTGACCCGAATTTCGGGATTCATGAAGGAAACGACGGAATGGAGCCGACCCATTTGGATCTTGATctgaatctagggtttcttggagAGCCCACTTCGGCAAATGTGGAAAATTCAGGGTTCGTAGCTGAAAATTTTGAGGGTGGGGACCATTTTGTAACTGGGTTGCGAGTCGTGGATATCGGGTCGGAATCGGATTCTGATATAAACCATGACGTTGAGATTGATTTTAGTGCTGACGATGATGATATAAGTGAGGGTGATGATGATCCAAGCCTTAGGCTCTGTTGGGATTCTTTTCAGATTGAGGATCATAGAGAAGTTAATGAGGATTTTGAGTGGGAGGAAGTGGATGAAGGAGTTGATGAGAGAGAGGTTCTGAGCATGTTTCTGGATGATGATGACATGCCGGTGATGGCCTGGGAGGAGAGTGCATATGTATCTAGGAATTTGGACTGGGAGGTTTTGTTAGATGTGCAGAATTTGGAAGCAATCCCCGAGAATGTGACAGAGACGGCCATGGGATTGCGTGGGGGTTGCGCAGGGAAGAGTAAGGGAGGTGAGGGAAATCAAATAGAAAGGTGGACTATGTGTGCCCTTCTTGCTTAG
- the LOC113707864 gene encoding short-chain dehydrogenase/reductase SDRA — MEKIGKRLQGKVAIVTASTQGIGLGIAERLGLEGASVVISSRKQINVDEAVEKLKARGIEVYGLVCHVSNLQQRKNLIDKTIQKYGKIDVVVSNAAANPSVDSILETKEPVLDKLWEINVKSSILLLQEAAPYLKKGSSVVLISSIAGYQPQASMAMYGVTKTALLGLTKALAAEMAPNTRVNCVAPGFVPTHFAAFITTNADVRKAIEDKTLLNRLGTTDDMAAATAFLASDDASYITGETLVVAGGIPSRL, encoded by the exons ATGGAAAAAATAGGTAAAAGGCTTCAAGGGAAAGTTGCAATTGTCACAGCTTCAACTCAGGGCATTGGCCTTGGTATCGCCGAGCGGCTTGGGTTAGAAGGCGCCTCTGTTGTCATTTCTTCTCGCAAACAG ATAAATGTTGACGAGGCAGTGGAAAAACTTAAGGCACGAGGAATTGAGGTTTATGGATTAGTATGTCATGTGTCAAATCTACAGCAGAGGAAGAATCTGATTGACAAGACCATTCAG AAATATGGAAAAATAGATGTTGTTGTATCAAATGCCGCTGCCAATCCATCTGTTGATTCCATTTTGGAAACTAAAGAACCAGTCCTTGACAAGTTATGGGAGATAAATGTGAAATCCTCTATACTTCTTTTACAA GAAGCAGCTCCTTACCTTAAGAAGGGTTCTTCTGTAGTTCTTATTTCCTCTATTGCTGGCTATCAACCACAGGCTTCCATGGCTATGTATGGGGTGACCAAGACAGCCCTTCTTGGGCTTACCAAG GCCCTTGCTGCTGAGATGGCTCCAAATACTCGTGTAAACTGTGTTGCACCTGGCTTTGTGCCCACACATTTTGCTGCATTTATTACTACTAATGCTGATGTT AGGAAGGCCATAGAGGATAAAACATTGCTTAACAGACTTGGAACCACAGATGATATGGCTGCAGCCACTGCCTTTTTGGCTTCTGATGATGCTTCGTATATAACTGGAGAAACTTTGGTAGTTGCAGGAGGAATCCCATCCAGACTTTAA
- the LOC113707863 gene encoding uncharacterized membrane protein At1g16860 translates to MSGRTGSHQLSNGLYVSGRPEQLKERQPTMASRAVPYTGGDVKKSGELGKMYGIDFTAAAGDHHPHPHPSGAPPPLKPSSRHSSSSQHNSGSLRSGPNSGPLGQKSGNSGPMPPKRYTSSSSSFSGPVTPIQPTGLITSGPLATSAAGARSGRSGQLEPHAGPTTKPAYGSAVTSLSQDGRYGFRVSRAAMWVFFIVVVMGLVVGAFLMVAVKKSVILLAVAGVLAPVLVILLWNFAYKKRGLLGYLRRYPDAELRGAVDGQYVKVTGVVTCGSIPLESSFQRVPRCVYTSTVLHEYRGWGGKSANAKHRFFSWGCRHSEKYVADFYISDFQSGLRALVKAGYGAKVTPLVKPTTVVDITKGNKELSPNFLRWLADRSLSSDDRIMRLREGYIKEGSTVSVMGTVSRHENVLMIVPPTEPISTGCQWTRCLLPTYVEGLVLTCDESQTADVIPV, encoded by the exons atgAGTGGTCGGACCGGGTCGCACCAGCTGAGCAATGGGTTGTACGTATCCGGTAGGCCCGAACAGCTGAAAGAGCGGCAGCCAACAATGGCTTCCCGCGCCGTCCCCTACACGGGGGGCGACGTTAAGAAATCCGGCGAGCTGGGGAAAATGTACGGCATCGACTTCACCGCCGCAGCCGGGGACCACCACCCCCATCCCCATCCCTCCGGGGCTCCACCTCCTCTGAAGCCCTCGTCGAGGCACTCCTCGTCCTCGCAGCACAACAGTGGATCTCTCAGATCCGGCCCGAACTCAGGCCCATTGGGCCAGAAATCCGGTAACTCCGGCCCCATGCCGCCCAAGAGGTAcacctcttcctcctcctccttttccGGGCCCGTGACCCCGATTCAGCCCACAGGGCTGATTACCTCTGGGCCATTGGCCACCAGTGCCGCCGGTGCCCGAAGCGGTCGGTCTGGCCAGCTCGAGCCGCATGCTGGACCGACCACTAAACCTGCTTACGGTTCCGCCGTCACTAGCTTGAGCCAGGACGGCAGGTACGGGTTCAGGGTTTCGCGGGCGGCAATGTGGGTGTTTTTTATAGTGGTGGTGATGGGTTTGGTGGTGGGGGCGTTTTTAATGGTGGCGGTGAAGAAGTCGGTTATCTTGTTGGCCGTGGCGGGGGTTTTGGCTCCGGTTTTGGTCATCCTTTTGTGGAATTTTGCCTACAAGAAGAGAGGGTTATTAGGATATTTAAGGAGATACCCGGACGCTGAGCTGAGAGGTGCCGTGGATGGGCAGTACGTCAAGGTCACGGGG GTCGTCACCTGTGGAAGTATTCCTCTTGAATCTTCTTTTCAGAGGGTTCCAAGATGTGTTTATACATCAACAGTATTGCATGAATACAGGGGATGGGGTGGAAAATCTGCAAATGCTAAACACCGTTTTTTCTCATGGGGATGTAGACATTCAGAG AAATATGTGGCTGACTTTTACATTTCGGACTTCCAATCTGGTTTAAGAGCTCTAGTGAAAGCTGGGTACGGAGCTAAGGTAACTCCATTGGTCAAACCAACAACGGTTGTTGATATAACAAAAGGGAACAAGGAATTATCTCCAAATTTTCTGCGCTGGCTTGCTGATCGAAGCCTCTCAAGTGATGACCGGATTATGCGTCTTAGAGAAGG TTATATCAAAGAAGGAAGCACTGTAAGTGTCATGGGAACTGTCAGTCGGCATGAAAATGTGCTTATGATTGTGCCACCCACAGAGCCCATATCAACCGGTTGTCAGTGGACCCGCTGCCTTCTACCGACCTATGTTGAAGGTCTTGTATTGACATGTGATGAAAGTCAGACTGCTGATGTTATCCCTGTATAG